The DNA window ACGATCCGGGCCGAATGCGGTGATGCCATCGCCGTGGTCTTCCCGAGCGATCACCATCTGGATGAGGCGGCCCTGCAGGAGATCGAGGCGGCCGTTCCGCTGGCCGAGGACCACCTGGTCACCTTCGGGGTGAAGCCGGACTGTCCGCACACCGGGTACGGGTATATCCGCCCCGGCGCCCCGCTGGTCTGCGGGTCGGCGGTCGACTCCTTCAAGGAGAAGCCCGATAAGGAGACCGCTGAGGGTTACTGCCAGGCCGGTTACCTCTGGAACTCGGGGATGTTCCTCCTCCGAACGACGATCTTCTTCGAGGAGCTTGAACGGTATCAGCCGGCGATGGCCGCGGCCTTCGCCGCCGGGGTGCCGGAGGAGTACGCTGCCCTCCAGAACCTCTCGATCGATTACGGGCTGCTTGAGGTCTCCGAGCGGGTCGCCGTGGTCCCGCTGGACTGCGCCTGGTCGGACATGGGGGACTTCAAGGCTCTGTATGATCATGCAGCCCACGACCCGAAAGGGAATGCAGGGAAGGCCGAGTACATCGATGCGACCGGTAACTATGTGCATGCGAAGGGGAAGGCGATCGGCCTGATCGGCGTGAACAACCTGGCGGTCGTCGACACCGGGGATGCGCTGCTCGTCTGCGCCAAGGATCAGACCGACAAGGTCCGGGACCTGGTGGCCCGGTTCAAGGGGCAGCAGAACGCGATCACCGAGCATCACCTCGAGGAGCATCGTCCCTGGGGATCTTATAAGGTCCTTGAGACCGGGCCGTTCTACAAGATCAAGCGGGTCACGGTCAGCCCGGGCAAGTGGCTCTCGCTTCAGCTCCACTGCCACCGGTCCGAGCACTGGATCGTCGTCAGCGGGATGGCCGAGGTGCATCTGAACGGTGACACCCAATTCCTCTGCCAGGGGCAGTCCACCTTCGTCACCACCGGCTCTCGACACCGGCTCGGCAACCCGGGCCGGATTCCGCTTGAGGTGATCGAGGTGCAGATCGGCGAGTACCTGGAAGAGGATGATATCGTCCGGTTCGAGGACAAGTACGGTCGGGCCTAGGCAGACAGAACAATTTGCAGTTCGTTCAGGATAGGACCAGTCTCTGACTCCTGTGAGTCAAAGATCGGTATCGGTCCGGAATGGTGCGTTCAATACGATATCCGGTGCAGAAATGCACACTTTTTTTAGGGCTGCGGCCGATAGGCATTCGTATGGAGGAGACAGAGAAGGCCGAGCTGCAGATCAGCGGGATCCACTGCGCCACCTGTGCGGTCACCATCGAGGAGGCGCTGGCCGCGGTGCCGGGGGTCGAGAAGGCCGAGGTGAACATCGCGACCAACACCGCGACCGTCCACTACGATCAGGGGAAGACCGGCCTTGCCGCCCTCGAAGGGGCGGTGACTGACGCCGGGTACGAGGTCGTCCGTGCCGAGGCGGTGATCCGAATCGGCGGGATGATGTGTGCGGTCTGCGTCCAGACGATCGAGGCAGCCCTTTTGGATCTGCCGGGGGTCTCCACGGCGACGGTGAACCTGGCCAGCGAGAAGGCCTATGTCACCTATAACCCCTCCCTCACCTCGGTTGCGGTGATGCGGGAGGCGATCGAGGGGGCCGGGTATACGTTCCTCGGCCTCGACAGGGAGGTGACCGACGAGGCGGTGGATGCTGCCCTCAAAAAGGACCTCTGGGACAAGGTGAAGCGGTTCTCGGTCGGGTTTGTGGTGGCCGGCATCCTGATGGCCATCATGTTCCTCTTCCCGATGCTTCCGTACATGGGGCTCGTGATGCTGGTGATCAGTCTGCCGGCATTCGTCTATGTCACCGCCCCGATCTTCTCTGCGGCCGCGACGGCGCTGAAGCACGGCGCGCTGACGATGGACGTGATGTACGCGATGGGCACCGGGGTGGCGATGGGCGCCTCGATCCTCGGCACCTTCTCGATCGTGCTGACCCCCGAGTTCATGTTCTACGACACCGCCCTGATGCTCGGTGCGTTCCTGATGCTCGGCAGGTTCCTGGAAGGACGGGCGAAGGGAGCGACCTCGCAGGCGATCCGGGCGCTCATCGCCCTCCAGCCGGAGACGGCGACGGTGGTCCGGGAGGACGGGCCGGCCGAGATCCTCCTCTCCGAGGTGGTCGTCGGGGATCTGTTGATGGTCCGCCCAGGTGGGAGGGTCCCGGTGGATGGCACGGTCACCGAGGGGGAGAGCAGTGTCGACGAATCGATGATCACCGGCGAGCCGATCCCAGTCCATAAACTCCCCGGGGATCAGGTGGTCGGCGGGACTCTCAACGCTACTGGTGCGCTGACCTTCCGTGCCGAGAAGGTCGGGAGCGAGACGATGCTGGCCAGGATCGTCCAGATGGTCAGCGAGGCGCAGGGCTCGAAGCCGCCGGTGCAGCAGATCGCAGATCGTGTGGTCGCCTGGTTCATCCCGGCCGTGCTGGCTGTTGCGGTCCTTGCGTTCCTGGTCTGGTTTCTCCTCCTCCACGCCCCGCTGGTCTTCGCCCTCTCGACGCTGATCGCGGTGCTGGTGGTGGCCTGCCCCTGTGCGCTTGGACTGGCCACGCCGACGGCGGTGACGGTCGGTCTCGGTCGCGGGGCGGCGATCGGAGTGCTGGTCAGGAACGGGGACGCGCTCGAGGCCGCCGAGAAGGTGACGACCGTCGTCTTCGATAAAACCGGAACACTGACGGTCGGGCGTCCGGAGGTGACTGCGGTCATCGCCACGGCTGGCGACGCGGCCAGGGAGAGCCTCCTCGCCATGGCGGCTGCCGTCGAACTCAACTCGCAGCACCCGCTTGCTGGCGCTGTTATCAGGGCGGCCGAGAAGGCCGGTGCCCCCCTCCCCAAATCTACGGGGTTCACCTCGTCGAGTGGTCGCGGTGCGTCGGCCCTGATCGACGGGAGGACGGTGCTGGTCGGGAGCGGTGGATATCTGGACGAACTGGGGGTAGAGGCAGACCTGGCCCTGGTTGCTCAGGCGGCTTCGCATCAGCAGGCCGGTGAGACGGTCGTGATGGTTGCCGTCGACGGACAGATGGCCGGATTGATTGCGATCGCGGACGTGCTGAAGCCATCCGCCCCGCCAGCCGTCGCTGCCCTGAAGAAGTCCGGCCGGAGGGTCGTGATGCTGACCGGGGACGCCCGGGTCACGGCCGAGGCGGTGGCCGGGAGGGCCGGAATAGATCTGGTGATCGCCGGGGTGCTCCCCGACCAGAAGGCCGCCGAGGTGAAGCGGCTGCAGCAGCAGGGGGAGGTGGTCGCGTTCGTTGGAGATGGGATCAACGACGCTCCGGCCCTGGCGCAGGCTGATGTCGGGATCGCGATCGGCAGCGGGACCGATGTCGCCGTCGAGACCGGGTCGATCGTGCTGATGCATGAGGATCTCCTGGGTGTCGTGGCCGCCCTCCAGCTCTCGGCGAAGGTGATGCAGCGGATCCGGCAGAACATCTTCTGGGCATTCGCCTACAACGGGCTGTTGATCCCGCTCGCCGCCGGCGTGCTGTACCCGTTCACCGGGTTTCTGATGCGCCCCGAGTACGGCGCCCTGGCGATGGCCCTCTCCTCGGTGACGGTCATCTCGCTCTCGCTGCTGCTCCGTACCTACACCCCGCCGGCTGTCCGGCAGAGAGGGACTGGATCAGCACTCAGCGCCTGAGATCATCCCCTCTCTTTAATGCGCGGCACATGTCAGGGGCTGCGCGCTGAGTAAATAACCGTTATTGGCCCCTGTTTCACCGAAAGGCGTGCTTGTTCGCGCCGGCTTCCGGTCCTATGGCCGAGATAAAATCTATAGTTGTTCCTGGAAATCTATAAATGTACGGCGGGATTTGACCCCCGCATATAAACCATGCCCGCAATCTTTCGATCAGATGGGTGAATCCAGTCACAATCCTTTTAAAACCTGCTATCAGAGTATTGTTATGAAGTTTGGCAAGCATCTCATAGTGCTCTTACTCCTCTCGCTCTTCTGCATTGCATCAGCAAGCGCAGTAG is part of the Methanosphaerula palustris E1-9c genome and encodes:
- a CDS encoding mannose-1-phosphate guanylyltransferase/mannose-6-phosphate isomerase, which codes for MKCIILAGGSGTRLWPLSRVQFPKQFLKIGDHSLFQATWLRARKLASADEIYVVTNEAHQYLVNNQLEEVGATLDPAHLLREPCGRNTLPAIAWAMATIRAECGDAIAVVFPSDHHLDEAALQEIEAAVPLAEDHLVTFGVKPDCPHTGYGYIRPGAPLVCGSAVDSFKEKPDKETAEGYCQAGYLWNSGMFLLRTTIFFEELERYQPAMAAAFAAGVPEEYAALQNLSIDYGLLEVSERVAVVPLDCAWSDMGDFKALYDHAAHDPKGNAGKAEYIDATGNYVHAKGKAIGLIGVNNLAVVDTGDALLVCAKDQTDKVRDLVARFKGQQNAITEHHLEEHRPWGSYKVLETGPFYKIKRVTVSPGKWLSLQLHCHRSEHWIVVSGMAEVHLNGDTQFLCQGQSTFVTTGSRHRLGNPGRIPLEVIEVQIGEYLEEDDIVRFEDKYGRA
- a CDS encoding heavy metal translocating P-type ATPase, whose amino-acid sequence is MEETEKAELQISGIHCATCAVTIEEALAAVPGVEKAEVNIATNTATVHYDQGKTGLAALEGAVTDAGYEVVRAEAVIRIGGMMCAVCVQTIEAALLDLPGVSTATVNLASEKAYVTYNPSLTSVAVMREAIEGAGYTFLGLDREVTDEAVDAALKKDLWDKVKRFSVGFVVAGILMAIMFLFPMLPYMGLVMLVISLPAFVYVTAPIFSAAATALKHGALTMDVMYAMGTGVAMGASILGTFSIVLTPEFMFYDTALMLGAFLMLGRFLEGRAKGATSQAIRALIALQPETATVVREDGPAEILLSEVVVGDLLMVRPGGRVPVDGTVTEGESSVDESMITGEPIPVHKLPGDQVVGGTLNATGALTFRAEKVGSETMLARIVQMVSEAQGSKPPVQQIADRVVAWFIPAVLAVAVLAFLVWFLLLHAPLVFALSTLIAVLVVACPCALGLATPTAVTVGLGRGAAIGVLVRNGDALEAAEKVTTVVFDKTGTLTVGRPEVTAVIATAGDAARESLLAMAAAVELNSQHPLAGAVIRAAEKAGAPLPKSTGFTSSSGRGASALIDGRTVLVGSGGYLDELGVEADLALVAQAASHQQAGETVVMVAVDGQMAGLIAIADVLKPSAPPAVAALKKSGRRVVMLTGDARVTAEAVAGRAGIDLVIAGVLPDQKAAEVKRLQQQGEVVAFVGDGINDAPALAQADVGIAIGSGTDVAVETGSIVLMHEDLLGVVAALQLSAKVMQRIRQNIFWAFAYNGLLIPLAAGVLYPFTGFLMRPEYGALAMALSSVTVISLSLLLRTYTPPAVRQRGTGSALSA